GGAGAGGCTGTTTTTATGTGGTTTGCTCACGATGGCATATAAGGGTGAGTGACGTTCGCACCCACCCTCGTCTATACAATTAGGTAAGCAACGTAACCAAACTAGCGATAATCGTCGCGAATACCAGGCCGATCACGCAACCCTTGAGGAAGCCGTAGAAGTGGAAGCGGTAATTCTGCCAACCGGCAGCCCCTTCTGCCCCCACAATAGGCGGGTTTTGAGGGTCTGTAAAAATGATCATACCCCAATCCAACACCAACAGGTCCCATAGATTGATGCCAATGAACAACGCATAGGCGTAAAGCCATGCAGTCAAGAAGCTAAAGTCTGCGCCTAATGTTGATTTCAGGTCCCACATCAACAAGGTAGGTAGCCCAAAGAACGCAAGAATAAACGGCACGCCAAAGATCAATGACAGGCGTTTTTCTTCATCTGTCTTTGGGGGTACCATCGCCTGAATATCCGCCGGGAAGTCGTGCAGCCAGATTCTAGGACGCCACAAAAACGAACCTAGTACCAAGGCGGTGAAGACCACCGTTACAATAACCAGATCAGTCAGAAATGCCCCTATAGGCAACATCGCCCACCTCCAAATTTTGAAAGCAAAACTATATTTTTAGATTAACCTAATTAATGTCTCCTGTCAATCATGTTTTCATGACTGCAAGCTATCTAAACGCAACAGATCGGTATAGCCATCGGCTGTAATGGCACGCAAACCATAGGCCATCTGGCATTTGCTGCGGTACAATGAAGGGATTCATAAAGTTACTGCTCTTAGGAGAATGTTCTATGTCCACCGCCGCCCCCGATCAGGCTGCATCCAACACTGCGTTAAATGCACGCAGCCGCACATTGGTCGCTGGTACAGACCGTGCCGCGGCCCGCGCTATGCTCAAAGCCATCGGCCTGACCGATGAAGACCTTGAAAAGCCCCTTATTGCCGTCGCCAACACCTGGACAGAAGTCGGGCCGTGTAACTTCCACCTGCGCCGTCTCTCCGCTAAGGTGAAGGAAGGCATCAAACGGGCAGGCGGCACACCGCTGGAATTCAACACTGTCTCGATCAGCGATGGTATTACGATGGGTACGGAAGGCATGAAAGCCTCGCTCATCAGCCGCGAACTGATTGCCGATAGCATCGAGCTGGTCACACGCGCCAATTACTTCGACGGTGTGATTGCCATTAGCTCCTGCGACAAGACCATTCCGGGCACCATCATGGCGCTCATCCGCCTGAACATTCCCTCTCTGATGCTCTACGGTGGCACCATTGCCCCAGGCAGCTACCAGGAAAAGCCCATTGATCTGGTCAGCGTGTACGAAGCGATTGGTAAATATCAGGTTGGCGACATCGGCTTTGATGAGCTCAAAGCCATTGAAGACCGCGCTTGCCCTGGGCCGGGTGCCTGTGGTGGGCAATACACCGCCAATACCATGGCGATGATCGGCGAGATTATCGGCATTTCCCCCATGGGCATGAATGACGTCCCGGCAGAGGACCCCGAGAAACTCGATGTAGCCCTGCAAGCTGGCGAAATGCTGCTCAAACTGATTGAAGCTGATATGACGCCGGATAAGCTCATCACCCGCAAATCGCTTGAAAATGCCATTGCCAGCGCGGCGGCAACGGGTGGCAGCACCAACAGCGTCTTGCATACACTGGCTTTCGCCCGCGAAGCAGGCATCGACTTCACGCTGGAAGATATTCGCAAGATCAGCTTGAAGACGCCGATCATCGCCGATATGCGCCCCACCGGGCAGTTCGTCGCTAAAGACCTGTACGAAGCGGGCGGCGTGCGCCTGCTGACACAGCGCATGCTCGAAGGCGGCTATCTATACGGCGACACCCTGACTGTTAACGGCACCACCCTGGCAGAAGAAGCCGCCAGCGCGACAGAAACCCCCGGCCAGGTGGTGATTCACTCATTGGATAACCCCATCAAGCCAACGGGTGGCCTAGTCGTGCTGCATGGCAACCTGGCCCCCAATGGCGCTGTCGTCAAGCTGAAAGGCAACGAGCCACAACATCACAAAGGCCCGGCGCGCATCTTCGACACAGAAGAAGATGCCTTCCATGCTGTCCAAAATCGCGAGATCCAAAAGGGGGATGTGGTCGTCATCCGCTATGAAGGCCCCGTTGGCGGCCCCGGTATGCGCGAAATGCTGCTGGTGACGGCAGCGCTGGTCGGCCAAGGCCTAGGCCAGGATGTCATGCTCATTACCGATGGGCGCTTTAGCGGGGGCACGCGCGGCCTGATGATCGGGCACATCGCACCAGAAGCGATGATTGGCGGCCCAATTGGCCTGCTGCAAGAAGGCGACATCATCGAAGTGGATGCAGAAGCGGGCACGATCAACGTGCTGCTGGATGACGAAGAACTGGTAAACCGTCGCAAATCCTGGCAACCGCCGAAACCACACTTCAAATCCGGCGTGATGGCTAAATATGCCAAATTGGCCGCACAGGCAGACGATGGCGCCGTTTCTAACCTGTTCACCTAAGAAACCGCCCTCACAGGTCTCGCTTGTTCACGGATTAATCATGGGGTGCAGCATGGCTGTGCCCTATTTTATTAGCACGGAATCTAAAGTCAGGCACCATGCTGGCGCATCCTGCGTGTATAGTGTTCACAGATCGATGTTTTGAGCCTTTGCATAAGCCACTCTAACTGAGAGACACAGCACATGACCGATGCACAACCCATCACCCGCCGTAAGCCATCCCAAAACAGACAAATCGTCTTCCTCGGACTTTTTGTGGTTGCGATCCTGGTCGGCAATGTCGTTCTCACGCATCAATTCTTTACGTCTCAATTCCCTGGCATGGCCGATTTTATGTCGCGTTGGGAAGGCACGCGGTCCTTCTTCGTGGATGGCACCAGCCCCTACAGCGAAGAAGCCAGCCTGAACATCCAGCAGCGCATTTATGGTCGGCCTATCATCGAAGATGAGGACCCTGGCTACTTCGTCTATCCGTTTTATACTGTTTTCCTGGTTGGGCCGACGGTATTTGTGGATTATGCGTGGGCG
The Phototrophicus methaneseepsis DNA segment above includes these coding regions:
- the ilvD gene encoding dihydroxy-acid dehydratase gives rise to the protein MSTAAPDQAASNTALNARSRTLVAGTDRAAARAMLKAIGLTDEDLEKPLIAVANTWTEVGPCNFHLRRLSAKVKEGIKRAGGTPLEFNTVSISDGITMGTEGMKASLISRELIADSIELVTRANYFDGVIAISSCDKTIPGTIMALIRLNIPSLMLYGGTIAPGSYQEKPIDLVSVYEAIGKYQVGDIGFDELKAIEDRACPGPGACGGQYTANTMAMIGEIIGISPMGMNDVPAEDPEKLDVALQAGEMLLKLIEADMTPDKLITRKSLENAIASAAATGGSTNSVLHTLAFAREAGIDFTLEDIRKISLKTPIIADMRPTGQFVAKDLYEAGGVRLLTQRMLEGGYLYGDTLTVNGTTLAEEAASATETPGQVVIHSLDNPIKPTGGLVVLHGNLAPNGAVVKLKGNEPQHHKGPARIFDTEEDAFHAVQNREIQKGDVVVIRYEGPVGGPGMREMLLVTAALVGQGLGQDVMLITDGRFSGGTRGLMIGHIAPEAMIGGPIGLLQEGDIIEVDAEAGTINVLLDDEELVNRRKSWQPPKPHFKSGVMAKYAKLAAQADDGAVSNLFT